CCGTGTCCGGTGCGTCGGTCAGCTCGGAGACGATGCGCGCGGCGATGCCGCGGTCGGAGAGCACGTCACGGGCGCGGTCGACGAGTCCGGCACCGGCCGCGATGACCACCACGCGCCAGCCCTCGGCCACCTTGGCATCGACGAAGGAGATGGCGCCGTCGACGTTGCCGTGGAAAGACGGGATGACCTGGGCGTCGATGGTCTCGGCATCCTCCCCTCCCATCGCGAACGGGCTCAGCCGCCACCAGACGCCGCCGCGCTCGCGCACGACCTCGCGGAGGCGGCCGATGGTCAGGAAGTCACCGGCGCCGAGGTCGATGGGTGCAGAGGCGCCCGAGGTGGCCGCGCTCCAGGCGGCATCGAGGAACTCGCGGTTGGTCTCCCCCAGCGTGATGGCGCGGGCGCTGGACCGCTCGGGGTCGACGACGGCGGTCGCGCTGCCCTCCGGCAGGTACTCGGCCAGCGACTTCAGCGGACCGGAGACGGCGGGCAGCAGCGACTCCATGCCCTCGACGGGGATGCCCTCGGCCATCTTCTCGAGCATTCCGGCGATCGCGGGGAAACCGCCGATCAGCGCCCTGGCGCGGTCGCGGACATCAGGAGTCAGCAGCAGCTCGCGGCTCGGCGGCAGATCGACCCCGTCGACGTCTCCGGGGAGCGAGCGCTGATCCGCGACGGAGAAGGCGCGGATCTGGTCGATCTCGTCGCCGAAGAACTCGACGCGGAACGGATGCTCCGAGATGGCGGGGAACACGTCGAGGATGCCGCCGCGCACCGCGAATTCACCGCGGCGCGACACCATGTCGACGCGCGAGTAGGCGCGCTCGACCAGCTGCTCGACCACACGGTCGAGCTCGTGACCGCGGCTGGCGGTGCGCAGCTCGAGCGGGGCGATCTCGCCGAGGTTCCCGGCGATGGGCTGCAGGGCCGCCCGCACGGAGGCCACGACGACGAGCGGGTGCTCGCCCGTCCACTCGGCGATGCGCCGCAGGGTCTGCAGGCGCTGGCCGACCGTGTCGGGACTCGGGCTCAGCCGCTCGTGGGGCAGCGTCTCCCAGGCCGGGAACGTGACGACCTCGGCCTCGGGGAGGTAGGCGGTGAGCGCCCCGGCGAGACTCTCCGCCCGCCGACCGGTGGGCACGACGGTGAGGAGAGCCGGCGGATGCCCCGCTGCACGACGCTTCTCGAGCAGCCCGGCGAGCGCCGGCGCATCGAGCCCGTCGACGAGGCCGAGATCGGCATCCGTCTGGGCCCACGTCAGGGCGTCACGAAAAAGAGATGCCTCTTCCAAGGCGCGCAGAATCCCCGGCACAGTCACCGGACAAGCCTAGCCGCGGCCGCCGACACCGGCATCGGAACCAGCGCGGACAGGCACTGCGCGAGCCGTAGGATGCCGGGATGGAACGTGTCACTCTCACCACCGAGCGGCTCGTCCTGCACGTGCCAGACGAGTCCGACATCGACGCGATCACCGCGGCCTGCCAGGATCCGGAGATCCCCCGCTGGACGACGGTCCCGAGCCCGTACACGCGTGCCGACGCCGAGGAGTATGTGCGGCTCATCGGCGAATGGTGGGCCGACGGCAGCGAGACGATCTGGTGCGCCTACCGCGACGGCGGGCTCGTCGCCTCGATCGGACTCCACCACATCGTCTCCCACCACACCGGCGGTCATGCCGAGCTCGGATTCTGGGTGGCGGCGTCTGCTCGCGGCAACGGCTACCTCGTCGAGGCCGCACGGGCCGTCGTCGACTGGGGCTTCGACGAGCTCGGTCTCGCACG
This genomic interval from Microbacterium hydrocarbonoxydans contains the following:
- a CDS encoding GNAT family N-acetyltransferase, whose translation is MERVTLTTERLVLHVPDESDIDAITAACQDPEIPRWTTVPSPYTRADAEEYVRLIGEWWADGSETIWCAYRDGGLVASIGLHHIVSHHTGGHAELGFWVAASARGNGYLVEAARAVVDWGFDELGLARLGWRAVAGNVASARSARALGFRYEGFARQALTSTRGRDDGWFAGLLRADDRTPVHWPVL